A window of Apium graveolens cultivar Ventura chromosome 8, ASM990537v1, whole genome shotgun sequence contains these coding sequences:
- the LOC141677376 gene encoding serine/threonine protein phosphatase 2A 57 kDa regulatory subunit B' kappa isoform-like: protein MLKQILAKLPRKSSKSSSVDSATGSSSSSNATDVVNVISSRLNAVKRMSSSIFPASITAGAEMIEPQILFKDVPSSDKQNLFVSKLNFCCSVYDFSDPDKHSTEKDLKRKILVDLIEFLASDSAKFNESTVSAMCKMCASNLFRDFPPKYASHGARGEAEDEEPLFDLAWSHLQLVYDLLLRFLSYNSLDAKVAKKYVDNDFILRLLELFDSEDPRERDCLKSILHRVYGKFMVHRPFIRMAVGNIIYRFVFETERHNGIAELLEIFGSVISGFALPLKKEHKMFLTRALIPLHKPKSVGVYHHQLTYCIVQFVEKEPKLAGTVIKGLLKCWPVTNSQKELMFLSELEELLEMITMDEFEKVMVLLFRRIACCLNSSHFQVAERAHFFWNNEHILYLIMQNRQVIMPLVFPALERNIQNHWNRAVLNLTQNVRNMFSEMDPELVLACQEKFAEETSQLSLAAERRRMTWERLENAATYQPVANNISSMIESAPCVVAC from the exons ATGTTGAAGCAGATTCTTGCAAAACTCCCTCGGAAATCATCAAAATCCAGTTCAGTAGATTCCGCAACTGGGAGCAGTTCCAGCAGCAATGCTACTGATGTAGTCAATGTCATTTCAAGTCGACTGAATGCTGTTAAACGGATGTCTTCATCGATTTTTCCTGCAAGCATCACAGCTGGAGCTGAGATGATTGAGCCCCAAATATTATTTAAAGATGTTCCGAGTTCAGATAAACAGAACCTTTTCGTTAGCAAGTTAAATTTTTGCTGTTCAGTATATGATTTTAGTGATCCTGATAAGCACTCCACAGAAAAAGATCTTAAACGCAAAATATTGGTAGATCTCATTGAGTTTCTTGCCTCTGATTCTGCAAAGTTTAACGAGTCAACGGTTTCTGCTATGTGTAAGATGTGTGCCAGTAACTTATTCAGAGATTTTCCACCCAAATATGCTTCTCATGGTGCTCGGGGTGAGGCTGAAGATGAAGAACCGTTGTTTGATCTAGCTTGGTCACATTTGCAGCTCGTATATGATCTACTCCTTCGATTTTTAAGTTATAATTCCCTGGACGCGAAGGTGGCAAAGAAGTATGTAGATAATGATTTCATTTTAAGATTACTTGAGCTATTTGATTCTGAGGATCCAAGAGAAAGAGATTGTTTGAAATCAATTTTACATCGAGTGTACGGGAAATTCATGGTTCACAGGCCTTTCATCAGAATGGCTGTTGGAAATATCATCTACCGATTTGTTTTTGAAACTGAAAGGCATAATGGAATTGCTGAGCTATTAGAGATTTTTGGGAGTGTAATAAGTGGTTTTGCTCTACCGTTGAAGAAAGAGCACAAAATGTTTTTGACAAGAGCTTTAATACCTTTACATAAACCAAAATCTGTGGGCGTTTACCATCACCAGCTAACATATTGCATTGTACAGTTTGTAGAAAAGGAGCCAAAGTTGGCTGGTACCGTGATAAAGGGCCTGTTAAAATGTTGGCCAGTCACAAACAGTCAGAAAGAATTAATGTTCTTAAGTGAGTTAGAAGAGCTTCTAGAAATGATTACCATGGATGAGTTTGAAAAGGTCATGGTTTTGTTGTTTCGTCGTATAGCTTGCTGCCTGAACAGCTCTCATTTTCAG GTTGCTGAGCGTGCCCACTTCTTCTGGAACAATGAGCACATTCTTTACCTTATAATGCAGAACCGGCAGGTGATTATGCCTTTAGTATTCCCAGCTTTAGAGCGGAACATTCAGAACCACTGGAACCGAGCAGTGCTCAACCTAACGCAAAACGTACGAAACATGTTCTCTGAGATGGATCCAGAGCTTGTGCTTGCATGCCAGGAGAAGTTTGCGGAAGAAACTTCACAGTTAAGTTTGGCAGCTGAAAGGCGGAGAATGACATGGGAACGCCTCGAAAACGCAGCTACTTATCAACCAGTTGCCAACAATATATCTAGCATGATAGAATCTGCTCCATGTGTTGTTGCTTGCTAA
- the LOC141676857 gene encoding palmitoyl-acyl carrier protein thioesterase, chloroplastic-like — translation MAATASTAFFSVSPVSDASSVKPGGNVGGLPTSVDARGIRSKSVSSRSLQVKANAQAPAKVNGTRVGVMEGLKSDDQISCSPPPRTFINQLPDWSMLLAAITTIFLAAEKQWTVVDWKPKRLDMLGDPFGLGRIVQDGLAFRQNFSIRSYEIGADRTASVETLMNHLQDTALNHVKQAGLLGDGFGSTPEMCKKNLIWVVTKMQVVFDRYPTWGDVVQVDTWVAAAGKNGMRRDWVLRDYNTGEILTRASSCWVMMNKQTRKLSKLPDEVRAEIGGFFVDAPPVVDEDSRKLPKLTDSSADYINTGLTPRWGDLDVNQHVNNVKYVDWILESAPEPILESHELASMTLEYRKECTKDSVLDSLTSVLGDAPNDLANSGQVECQHSLRLKDGPEIMKGRTEWRPKRPQGHGSFGQFPAESS, via the exons ATGGCTGCTACTGCCAGTACTGCATTCTTTTCGGTTTCTCCAGTATCTGATGCCTCTAGTGTCAAGCCTGGCGGAAATGTTGGAGGCCTTCCTACAAGTGTAGATGCACGAGGAATCAGGTCGAAATCTGTTTCTTCTAGATCTTTGCAGGTGAAGGCCAATGCACAAGCCCCGGCCAAGGTGAATGGTACTAGAGTCGGTGTGATGGAAGGCCTTAAGAGCGATGATCAGATATCTTGTTCACCGCCACCAAGAACGTTTATTAACCAGTTGCCTGATTGGAGCATGCTGCTTGCAGCTATCACAACCATTTTCTTGGCAGCTGAGAAGCAATGGACTGTGGTTGATTGGAAGCCAAAACGGCTCGATATGCTAGGTGATCCTTTTGGTTTGGGTAGGATTGTTCAGGATGGATTAGCTTTCCGTCAAAATTTCTCTATCCGTTCCTATGAAATAGGGGCTGATCGGACTGCATCTGTGGAGACACTGATGAATCATTTGCAG GATACAGCTCTTAACCATGTAAAGCAGGCGGGGCTACTGGGCGATGGCTTTGGTTCTACACCAGAGATGTGTAAAAAGAACCTCATTTGGGTGGTCACCAAGATGCAGGTCGTATTTGATCGATATCCGACTTG GGGAGATGTTGTTCAAGTAGATACTTGGGTAGCTGCAGCAGGGAAGAATGGAATGCGTCGTGATTGGGTTCTTCGGGACTACAATACAGGGGAAATATTGACCAGAGCTTCTAG TTGTTGGGTGATGATGAACAAACAGACGAGGAAGTTGTCCAAACTTCCAGATGAAGTCCGAGCAGAAATAGGAGGCTTTTTTGTTGATGCACCTCCTGTCGTAGATGAAGATAGCAGAAAATTACCAAAACTTACAGACAGCAGTGCAGATTATATCAATACTGGACTAACA CCAAGATGGGGTGATTTGGATGTCAACCAGCATGTGAACAATGTAAAGTATGTTGATTGGATACTTGAG AGTGCACCTGAGCCAATTCTGGAGAGTCATGAGCTTGCTAGCATGACATTGGAGTACCGAAAGGAGTGTACCAAGGACAGTGTCCTCGATTCCCTTACATCTGTTCTTGGGGATGCACCTAATGATCTGGCAAATAGCGGCCAGGTTGAGTGCCAGCATTCCCTACGACTCAAAGACGGTCCTGAGATCATGAAGGGAAGAACCGAGTGGAGGCCCAAGCGTCCCCAGGGACATGGAAGCTTTGGTCAGTTTCCTGCAGAAAGCTCATAG